Genomic DNA from Geitlerinema sp. PCC 9228:
GGAATAACCGCGGCGGGAGGAGGCCATAAAGGTGTCGGCATAGCGGTCGTGAAAGGATTGCTGGTTGGCTTCGTCACTCCAAGCAGCGATCGCATCCGCAATGGGAGGAATGACTAGCAAAAACGCAACTGAATTGCCAGCAAACAGGGCATAGACAGCCCACAGTAGCAAAACGCCTTCTGCCGCTGTGATGGCTTCCCGCCGCAGCAACATGTCTAGGTAGGGAATCCGCCGGTTGCGGTCGATGAGTTTCATATCAAAAGCCCACCTTCCAATACTTTGACCGCGGTTGCGACCGACGAATAAAATACGATTGCCCAACCACGCCACCAGGAAAAAGAATGTGTGGATAAACCAGTTAGGACTAATAATAACAGTAACCAAGTAGGCAACCACAAAATCCAGTAAAAACGCACAAGCGCGTCGCCAAAAGGGTGGTTTGGGCGGTAGATCGGGGATAAGTTCGGCTTTCATGTTCCAAAAGCGATCGGACGCCGTACGGTTGGCAGCGATATTGGGGTTCCGCCTCGCTTGAAAGTTGGCGCTACGAGGCTGCTTTCTCCTGTTTCTATTTTCTACGCTAACTCGAGATTTCGACATGTATCTTTACCTGGGTGTGGATTTGCCGGTAGAGGAAAATGTTCGGTTTGGGGAAGGAATGGGGCCCTTTTGACCAACTTGCCGCTAAAGTAAACAATGGTTACAGTTTGCAGGTATTTTGAGAGGTATTCATGAGCGAAGATCCATCTACAGTGATGAAGCAGCAGGTAGGCAAAGCGGCAGCGGCAAGAGTCCAATCCAATTCGGTGGTTGGTTTGGGAACTGGTTCCACTACGGCCTATGCCATTCAGTATATCGGCGATCGCTTGCAATCTGGCGATTTAAAAAATATTCGCGGCATTCCTACTTCATTTCAAGCGGAGGTTCTCGCCAAAAAATACGGCATTCCGCTAACGACGTTGGATGCCATCGATCGCATCGATATTGCTATTGATGGCGCTGATGAAGTAGATCCCAATCTTAATTTAATCAAAGGAGGTGGTGCCGCGCACACCCGGGAGAAAGTGGTAGACTCTCTAGCAGACCAATTTGTGGTGGTGGTTGATAGCGGCAAGTTGGTAGATCGGTTAGGCTCTAATTTTTTGCTACCGGTAGAAGTATTGCCTATGGCGATTGTTCCCGTCATGCGCAAAATCGAACAGCTAGGCGGCAAGCCGGAATTGCGTATGGGGGTTAAAAAGGCTGGTCCGGTCATTACCGACCAGGGAAACATGGTCATTGATGTGAAGTTTGAGTCAATTTCCGATCCGGCAAATTTGGAAAAAACCCTCAATAATATTCCTGGTGTATTAGAAAATGGCTTGTTTGTGGGCGTAGCCGATGTGGTTTTGGTTGGCGAGGTAAAAGACGGTCAACCTTCCGTACGCCAGTTGTAGGGAAAAATCATAAAAACAAACTTGTAACAAGTAGGGACGTTTCGTTTCGCAAAACGTCCCTACCAAAATATCCGAATGATTTTTTGCAAATTTTCAAGTAATGGTATTACCGCGCTCGGAAAGAACCCAAAAAAGGAGAAATTAATGGCTAGCGATTGGCTGGTTGCCAACGAAGGAATTTGCAAACCCACTGCCATAAGCACCGACAAGACCGGGAGAAATTATTGGGTTTCTTCCCGATGCCATCCACAGCATAGAAGCTTTGGAAAAGGACCCCACAGTTAGTTGGAATCATAGGGTAACGAATTACGAAAGCCGATTGGAGTTCCATGTGGAAACAGGTACGGCGCGTCTTCTTTAAAGTTAGAATGCTGTTATTGGAAAAATTTTTGACGGTACTGTTTTAAAAATTCGATAAGTTGTTTTTCTTGGAAAGTCCGGGTAAATTGAACAACTTTACGGGAAAACGGTACAAACCGACCATCTTCTTGTTGTAGACTTTCGGCATATTTTTGAACTTTTTTCAGGCTACCGCGGTAGGCGAGGTTATATAAAGTTTCCATTACTTCCGGTGGGGGAACAATTAAACTTTCTTCGCGAACTTCTTTAACGGCTTCTGTGGCAGTTTCTTTGGCATCATAGGTCCATTGCAGTTGTAGATGTTGCTGCAATTTTTGTAAAAGCTGCGTGGCATGTACGGGTTTTTCGAGAAAATCATCGCCGCCATACTCAATGGCGCGATCGCGATCGACCATAATACCACTAGCGGAGGAAACAATAATGGGAACGGCGTATAAATCTGGATTTTGCCGCAACTGCTGAATAAAGCCAAAACCATCGCAATCTGGCATTAGCAAATCTGTAATGATGAGATGGGGAATTTGTTTTTCTACTTGCTGAATCCCTTGTTGTGCGTTTTCAGCTTGAACGATGTCAAATCCCAGCGGTTTTAATAAATTTACGATAACATCGCGGTTTTCCCACTTATCATCCACCACCAAAATTCGTTGGGTGTCGCCTTGGTAGCCAACAATTTTGCCTTGGTGGGTTTGGATGGCTTCGGTATTCCATTGGGAAGTTACTTGCAAGTCAATATCGAACCAAAAGGTACTGCCAACACCGGGAGTACTGTTGAGTTGAATTTGGCTTCCCATGATGTTGAGAATTTTTTGGCTGAGAGACAATCCTAACCCGCTGCCTTGGGATTTTTGGAGAATGTTTCCCACCTGTTCGAAGGGATGGAAAATTTCTTGGATGTGGTCTTCGGGAATGCCAACGCCAGAGTCTTCAATTTGGAAGCGAAGTTTGACAGTTTCTGGGTCTTCTTGTACTTTTTCCAAATAGCGTACGGTAAAGGTAACGTGTCCCGCTTCGGTAAATTTCACGGCGTTGCCGATTAAGTTGATTAAAACCTGTCGCAAGCGTCTTTCGTCGGCATATACAGCGGCGGGAATTTCGGAATCGCTTTTGTAGGTAAAAATGAGATTTTTTTGCTGCGCTTCTATTTGGGAAATTTCTGCTACGCTGGTCAGAAAAGAAGGTAGGTGAAATTCTGTTTGATGCAGTTCCATTTTTTCCGCTTCGATTTTGGATAGATCCAAAATATCGGTGATTAGGGTTAGCAAATGGGAACTACTTTTTTGAATGGTATCGACGGCGGCGCGGTGTTGGTTGAGGTCGGTAGCTTTTTGTAGGATTTGTATGTATCCCAAAATTCCGTTGAGTGGCGTCCGCAGTTCGTGACTCATGTTGGCTAAAAAGTTGCTTTTGGCACGGTTGGCTGTTTCAGCTTTGCTTTTGGCTTTTTCTAGTTCTTGGGTTCGGGCTTTGACACGCTCTTCTAGGGCGTTATTACTTTTTTCTAGTTCGCGAAAAGAACTTTGCAGTTGAAAAGCCATTTGGTTGAAGGAATTTCCTAAAGATTCCAGTTCTTTAACGCCTTCGATTTGTACGCGCCTTCTCAGATTGCCGGCTGCGATCGCTTGGCTGGCTTGACTTAAGTGTTTGATGGGGGCAACCAAGGTACGGCGAATGGCGATGATGGCGATAATGGCAGCTACCAATAAAATTGCGATCGCGCTTTTGACGATGGTTCGCAGAACACTAGCATATTCGTTGGTTACTTCGGCGATGGGTTTGACGATGACCAGTTTCCAGTAAGTATTGGGAATGTGGAAAATATACACGTTAGATGGTTCTCCCAGCAAGCCATCGTTGCTGAGTTGGAGGCTGTTTAGCAACAGATCGTTCTGGCTTTGTTTTTCTAGGGGATCGACAATCGCGGCGGCTATTTTCTCGGCTTCTCGCTGGGTCATGGCATAGCCGGCGTGGCGCAAATTGCTCACCAATTCCTGCCAATTGTCAAATTCCTGACGCGCGCGATCGATAATTTTGCGATTGGTAACTTCCAAAGCGGTGGAAACTGGGGTTAGGTCGGAGGTGGTTTTGCTAAGTTGGTCTAGGGGTTGCAGTTGCGCGCTTTCGGTGGATGGAAGTTGGTCGCTAGCTGTGGTATTGGGGGCAGCAATGAGGCGGTTCTGGCGGTCAACCACAAACAGGTATCCCCCGGTTTCGGCTTGCAGGGAATTGGCTAATTCCTGGATACCTTTTAATTTTAAATCGATGGTGGCAGCCCCCCAAAATTGCTCTTGTTTCCAAATACCTGCGGTACAAGTTA
This window encodes:
- a CDS encoding RDD family protein → MSKSRVSVENRNRRKQPRSANFQARRNPNIAANRTASDRFWNMKAELIPDLPPKPPFWRRACAFLLDFVVAYLVTVIISPNWFIHTFFFLVAWLGNRILFVGRNRGQSIGRWAFDMKLIDRNRRIPYLDMLLRREAITAAEGVLLLWAVYALFAGNSVAFLLVIPPIADAIAAWSDEANQQSFHDRYADTFMASSRRGYSLDVKIQKWVELALRSMRK
- the rpiA gene encoding ribose-5-phosphate isomerase RpiA; this encodes MSEDPSTVMKQQVGKAAAARVQSNSVVGLGTGSTTAYAIQYIGDRLQSGDLKNIRGIPTSFQAEVLAKKYGIPLTTLDAIDRIDIAIDGADEVDPNLNLIKGGGAAHTREKVVDSLADQFVVVVDSGKLVDRLGSNFLLPVEVLPMAIVPVMRKIEQLGGKPELRMGVKKAGPVITDQGNMVIDVKFESISDPANLEKTLNNIPGVLENGLFVGVADVVLVGEVKDGQPSVRQL
- a CDS encoding hybrid sensor histidine kinase/response regulator: MTLPKVKWYERLDFRLIVGISLLTGGLMASFAIAVNTVGKQMVLQNSSRFIEQAGESAIAKLNARSQEIAALTRTLAETARQLPQSEREFKYFIPKLLDFQGDSQIAGGGIWPEPYQFSPQQPRRSFFWGRNDKDILQYYNNYNQGSRGYHYQKWYIVAQHLQPNQCFWSEAYIDPYSSQPMVTCTAGIWKQEQFWGAATIDLKLKGIQELANSLQAETGGYLFVVDRQNRLIAAPNTTASDQLPSTESAQLQPLDQLSKTTSDLTPVSTALEVTNRKIIDRARQEFDNWQELVSNLRHAGYAMTQREAEKIAAAIVDPLEKQSQNDLLLNSLQLSNDGLLGEPSNVYIFHIPNTYWKLVIVKPIAEVTNEYASVLRTIVKSAIAILLVAAIIAIIAIRRTLVAPIKHLSQASQAIAAGNLRRRVQIEGVKELESLGNSFNQMAFQLQSSFRELEKSNNALEERVKARTQELEKAKSKAETANRAKSNFLANMSHELRTPLNGILGYIQILQKATDLNQHRAAVDTIQKSSSHLLTLITDILDLSKIEAEKMELHQTEFHLPSFLTSVAEISQIEAQQKNLIFTYKSDSEIPAAVYADERRLRQVLINLIGNAVKFTEAGHVTFTVRYLEKVQEDPETVKLRFQIEDSGVGIPEDHIQEIFHPFEQVGNILQKSQGSGLGLSLSQKILNIMGSQIQLNSTPGVGSTFWFDIDLQVTSQWNTEAIQTHQGKIVGYQGDTQRILVVDDKWENRDVIVNLLKPLGFDIVQAENAQQGIQQVEKQIPHLIITDLLMPDCDGFGFIQQLRQNPDLYAVPIIVSSASGIMVDRDRAIEYGGDDFLEKPVHATQLLQKLQQHLQLQWTYDAKETATEAVKEVREESLIVPPPEVMETLYNLAYRGSLKKVQKYAESLQQEDGRFVPFSRKVVQFTRTFQEKQLIEFLKQYRQKFFQ